A segment of the Anopheles cruzii chromosome 2, idAnoCruzAS_RS32_06, whole genome shotgun sequence genome:
TCAACGTTCTACTTTTTGCCCGTACGCTTCGGCTCCTCGTCATCGCTGTGTtcttcctgcagcagcagcgaatcCGGGTGCCGCACGGCGCTCGCCTTCTTGTTGGTGCCCCGCTGCCAGGTGAAGACGCGCGCCAGCTGGGCGAACTTTTTCCTGGAAACCTTCCCCATGTGGCGCAGCCGCTCCTTGAACGCGGCATCGTCCTGTACCTTACCTTGGTGGTCCTTTTCGAGCGTGGACAGAAACTCCTGATTCCACCGTAGCTCCGCCATAAACTCCTCGTTCTGCAGCATCATCGCAAACTGTTCGTCACCGAGATCGAACTCGGTGCTACGGTAGGTACCGTCGGGACCGATCGTACCCCCAGCCCCGGGCGTTCCGCCGAGTCGCAGAAACGTCGCTGGTAACGGTCCGACCAGTGGTGGGTTCCAGCGGcgactggccgccgccgtcgccgatgaTCGTTCGCCTTGGGCCGCTTCGACTGCCGGCGGTCCACCGACCGGCTGGTGCATTCTGGGACTATTCGTGGCACTGCCGGCAACAACTCGGGCTCCAgcaccgccgaccgccgtGGTAGGTTTGCGTACTTTTGGCGAAGCGCCCAGCTGTTGCGCAATCGAGCTGGCGGCCGTTGCGTTTGGTGAGGTGCTAAGAAATCGCTCCGCACCGGTGGAGTCGCCACCGGAAAGATCCAGTAGCGGCGGTTCGCCCTGATTGCTGTGTTTCGGACCGCTCCCATCAGTCTCCAGTTCGTTGCGCAACTTTTCGTTCTAAAAATATATAACAGAAGCGACATGTAGCTGGGTGTCCAGCCCCCGGATCGGGCCCGGAAGGGATTACCTGATTGTCGGTGCTCAtggccagcagctgatcgatGGTGGCATCGACAGCCCCCTGATTGGCACGCAGCACGGCCTCGATCACATCGCGATCCATGTCCGGAAACATATTCTTAAAGTCGGACATGGCCTGCGAAAATTCCAGCTGCATCGTCGAAGCCATCGTTGCACCTCTTCTCTtctgtttgccctttttgaCCTCacacaaaccaccaccacacggcagGAAGCCAATGAACTTTGCTATTCACACCGCGGCGGACAGATTGCAATTAATTCGACACTCCGTAGCACTGTTTGCGCACCATGGTTGGCACTCGCCGAAAAGGCGTCACCGAGGATTGCGGGACTTTAGTTCCCCGCGCGACCGAAACACTAGGGATTTGCGGAAACAAACCCGATCGCCCACACGACAACTTGGAAAGGGGTTGGAGCAAAATCACGAGTCACACCAcacaacgcaaacaaaaaaccacattCAAACAATGGTCAACACTGCGCAccgttttcgtttgcttctccTAGTGACCCCTGCTAAACGTCAACAACTGGGCCAAATTTGTGGCAAGGCGAATAAAAAGGATATCACACAGAGTATTCGCGAAAGTATGACCCTATTGCACCAAAAACTATCCTTGTTGCGTTTTGCGAAATGACttttaataactttatttgtgttttgcgttttgactgactgactgattgAGTGAGTGAACGAACGCAGCCGTGTCTGCGTACTGTGTGTGATTTTCAAAAATCTCCGAAGTAAAACGCACTCAGCCCACGTGAAAACCGTTACACTTCATCACTTCAGCAGAATCTCCTGGAAACAGGACTTTTTGTACGAccttttgatttgatttcagCGCAAATAAACAACAGACAACGGGAGTTCGCGAAAATTCTGCTCCCTGTTTAGATTAAGTGGCTTATTGAGGTCATTAACACtttccaaaacatctcgcCGCATGAGCCGTCGCGTAATCTGTGCAGCAGGCCCGAATGACTACGTTGCTACTCATGCGAAAAGAGGAGAAGTGTGAACGGTTGGCGCGATTTCCCTGGAACCGGTGTGATAACGGTTGTAGAAAATTCGAATTATCACGCCGGGCACGATGCGTAATTAATATAGCGCGCCAGCCACAGGGCCATCAATTTTGTGAAATTCCACATTTTTTACACACTCTGCCGAGCCGACTACTGATAAGATTAGAACGAATTATGCCTGCCAGTGGATTACACAGTGCCAGTTCTATCGCATCCCAACCGAAAGAAGCCGAATACCGAGCGGATTTTCATTCCCCAGCGCGCCCACTTGAGCCACTGCAGAGCAACAACCTTGGCCGATGGCTCCGAGGCTGCGCATCCGGTTGaaaaccggaccgaaccgggtcTTGGGTTTGGAAGTATTGCGGCCATCGGAAGTGGCGAGACGTTGACGTAAATGCCACTTTACGATTGGTAATTTTCCTAAAAAATATTCACCGCGTATTAATCACGTTAATCGCGTATGATGACGTTGACTAGAACAGTCAGTACGAGTTCGTGGAAGCGGCAAACCTGAGGCAGGACCGCACAGAATGCTTGCCCATGAACAGAACTAGCCCGCCGGCAGCGGGTTATCAATGTTCGAAAAAATACTACTTGGCTGATGTAAGTAGACGCGCGGTGTCTGATAAAGGTGCCTGATGCGAAGACGCGAATTACTCGCCGGCGTATCTCATTCATTGCGCCGTCCCGCCGTCCGACATCCGAAGTCACCAACCGGGTGGAAGACTCGGCGGCGAAACGTGATTATCGGCCGAATCAGCTCACGCGAAAGTCAACTTTGGGTCTCGACAATCAGCGACGGCGGCAATCGGCGgcccacaaacacaaactgGGGGATGGGctcggccacgatcgtgtcTGCCCATGGTAACCCGTGGCCCATGCTCACAAATTGAAATGCTCCGACCGCGCCGTGATAAGATTCACGTGCACGGGTGTGAAGACGCGCGAATTTGAGGGCCGCGCAGATAGCCACGAAGCCGGTGGCGCCTTCATCACACACCTGGCCATCACGCGGAGCCCGTGCACGGCCATCCACCGGAGAACCGGTAACAGGGGGAAACCTATTTTTGGGCGCGAATGACTTGGGTACGATCTAATTAACATAACGCCAACACGTTTATGGGAAAATAAGACCGAGGATTAGCTCGGCGATTGGATTCGCCTGTCAACGCGGGGGATTAACGTTGTAGCTTTTGAAATGTCTTATTCTTAgaagcgagagagtgagagaagaTTCGGTTTCAAGATGCTCCAGGTGTGATTCCAGCTGCACCAGTTGTCCTTACATAATTGAGGGAAATGGGGCCATTTCCGTGTTGATTCTTCAACCCGAAATACATTGTGGCAAATTACTGCCCCAGTTCAATGTCATACTGTCTAACTGAGaacattttccgtttcgctgaATCATTCCGGGCCCACACATCGAGGCCAGACCGATCCGAAAACATCGTGCAGTTGGTGCAGCACTACATTGAGTAACATTTGATGAAGATTAGCTTTGCGCGATTACTGGCTGATAGCAGAATTGGTCCAGAGAGCCAGCGGGTGAAGAACAGAACTTTAACGACCAGCGGACCATCAATGCCACCGAAGCCATAAACGATAAGGCGTGTGCCGCGTGCTTTGCGCATTGACATGATTTTTACCATCCACCAGCGCAAACTAAGGGCCCGTTAATCTCAGCCCTCTGTAAGCCGTTGTTGTATCACCGGCAGCGCCGTCTAATGCACTGGCCACCATCGACTAGTCTGTTCCGGACATAGACGATAGTCCTTCATCTTTAACCCGCATCCGGTCGCCGATAAGCGGGCCGCAAGATCGGCAGTCATTGCTCCCGCGATCGGCCAACGCGAAACAGCTGTTGGTCCTGTCCGCCACAGACTGTCCGCCGTTGCACTCTCCGGTAGAGGCACTCcggttcattcattcatcccCCCGCGCTAATTGCTGctcaaaccaacaaaacaaaaaacgaactgGCCACCAATCATCAGCGCACCAAAGTGAGGGCAATGTTGCGGATGTTGCaaaattcccaccaaacgGACATCATCTAACATCGGATCAGGGCGGCCTATCGGCCTCGAGATAATGCTAGTTTCGCCCGGCGATGCAGGatgtgaaattaaataaaccgACCGGTACACGTCGCAGATTAAACGCGAAGCTTTCCGCCTCATTTGCGTTCGCGCCACCTTTCACGCGCCTCACACGAACGGGATCGGGGGGCTGACCTCGGTCCCAGGACACGACAATTCCGTTGATAAGGTGCGGCTGACGGCAAAAAGATGAAATTGCGTCGTACACATTGGTCGTCTAGCGGGAGAGATCATTAAATTCTTATTGGACTTTGCCAGATACTTCCGATGATTATTCCTAAACTTTTGATTGAACGCCGGACACCGGCGTGGGTCGTTACCGGCGTTTACTGCCGCGACCTGCCGGACCTTCACGTGGCCATTCGATTAAATCATTTCGTAGATTATTTCGTTGGCCAATCCTCCACCACGGAGTGCAGCGGAGGGCCCTTTATGCAGTTTGACCACCGAAGCACCACCGGAGCATAAAGCGGCCGAGGTGTTGGGTTCCGTGTCGTCCCCAGAGGGGCTAGGGGTTATCACCCGGTTCTTTTGCTCCCTTCTGTGTTGCCTATAATTAAACCGAATGTTGGCGTTCGGGACTAACTTTGcatgtttaatttttgcaaTCGCTGCACAACGGTAATCTTGTGGTGCGGCACTGCACACGTCGTCGCCAGAGCGGTGCTGCTGATATGCACGGGGATGCTGATAAGAGCGATACATAAGTGATCCTCGCCTCGGCTTTGACGAAAGCTGTGATATAAGCAGTGACACGGGGCCCGAAACTTGCTTTCGTAAAACACGCTGCTCTGACGCCAAGAGAGTGCACGGGCTGCCGGTGGTCGTGGTGACGTCGGTAAACCATAGAACCTCCCGATTAGGGCCTAGGCAGCGTCTGGAGCTAGATTGTTTACTAACAAGCTGGACGAAAACATCTCAACATCAACCCGGAGGGAACGGGTTGTCCAGTGCCTGACCCCGGACAGCCCGGACGCGACACGCGATAGGACGATCAATTCGTCAGCCGGCTGATTGATTTGCGGCCGACTGCACCGGCGCGATAGGCGATCATTGTAATCTGCAATCACCGTCGACATCAGCGCCCAGGACATCCGTCCCACTGTGCCTCGCTGGGTGGCTATCGCTATCGCCGATCAGGGGTAAGATCTGAAAGTCCCGCGCACTGACGTGACTTGCACTGGCACTGCTGGTGTTTACTATGGGGCCCGTGACGCGGGCTTTGTGGTCAGAACCTTAGCGCGGCGATTTGATGGCGCGATCCGCGTGATCCACGCAGGTCACGCAAAAGTCAATTTCCCAGCGATTGCGCGACGACGCCGTGCGTACCTAGGCCTCGAATTCTCCAGAATTCGCTGCTCCACTTTTGTTGCGAAAAAGCAAGAATTCTGAGTAAGCGTCGAGTTGAGCGGAAAGAGATTCAAAATAAGAGGCGCGTCTCCGGTCAAAACATTCCGTGACGATGGGCGCCAACGGTGGTCCGCTGGTGGTCCGAAAATAGATTGCGCTTTGGCGGCAGGCAGCCTAATTCATCAATCATCGCGTCCCGATCGCGCCCCGGTCGACGCCACCGGCGCACCAGATTAAGCCAGAGTTCACGACTCCCCGCGGCGAGTGGCGAtcgcagcgtgtgtgtgttgacggGGAACAGGCAACCGCCAGATACAACCAGTTGTAGTTCAAGGTCGATCGTGTTCATTCATGTTACTGGCCAAGACGCGAAGACGGAGGCGCGTAAAAGAAATTTCGGCAATGCTCGCGTTCGGAGAAAAGGGGACgcgaaaaccaataaaaagcAGCGCGAGCGGAGATCGCGACGAATTCCAGCGACGCGCAGACAGCGCCGCCGTTCGGATCGATCATCCGATGAGGTCCGCAGACCAATCACGTGCTCTCGCTCGGCCAAAGATCGCCCCTGTGTATCGTATTCGTCTGTCCGCGGCGGCAAAAAACTGTTCCAAAGTTCCCATCAACGAAGGGAACCTCCCCGAAATGGAGAGCGGCCGCCGCTTCTGGAATGCTTATGTGGAGCCACCGCCGGAGTAGCACAAAAAACGTAAATACCATTCGAAGGAGCATCAGAAAGGGAAAAAGGTCATTCGCTTCCGATCTTTGCGTCGCCCTCCGCGGTCGAGACGATCGAGCGGTTCCCGCCAAAAACCCGCAGTCCCCGGAAATTCCATAAAAGGAACGCACGCGAAACTTCGGGTTTCTGACGAAAGAGTGCGGTGGCCGAGCGTAAGAAAGGGCCACGACCTCCGGGAGCCAAACTAGTTTCCTGGTTTGGGCCCGGGGTTAGTCCCAGTCCCAATTTCGCCCGCAATGTAGACCAATGCGCAATACGCAGTAGTGGTTTGGACCGCTTgggcgaagaagaaacccCCAAATTGGCGAGTGCCAATCTTCGTGGAGTACGACCTCGGCCTCTCTTGCGCCGTATGATGCAATCGTCTGCTCTCGATGCGTCACGTTCGACAGTTTTCGGGCGCGACTACCGCCACCACCTGACACCTGCTCGATGTGGCGATGGAGCATAAACCCTTCTGGTCTGCAGGTGTGCAGGTGCTATAAAAACTGGAGTTCGCTATCGCGTGATTTTAaagccacacgcacacaccgggccGAACGTGCGCAGTCCGTGTCGCGCGCGTTATCTTGCGTGAGGCTGGTCGCCGATGCTTGGTCataaaatctgatgcaaaccTCCGTTGCATTGCGCTGCCCTCTGGGCTTTCTTATGTTGCGTCCCGGTGTCTGGTCACTCGACGCACACAGAGGGTCCGTTTCGTTAAGATCATAcgtttccggtcccggtggcgaAGGTTATCGAACGAACCCCATCGTACGACGGAGCGGATGATCAACAAAAGGCCGCGGCCTCGTGTGCCTCGTGGCTTCTCACGTGCACTCGAACGAGCCTCCGACACATGTAATCAGATGGACGCGGCCGCCAGCGAACGCTGGAAAAGTTCTGAGGCGCGTGGATCCCAAACAGCAAACACTGGCCGTATCTTGGCGCTTAAAGTTGGCTTGGCACTTAAAGAAATACGATGCCGTTACCTGAAAACACCCTGACACCCATTAAAACGCAACGTAAACGCGTCCGAAGCAATTGACGATTttcatggaggcgcctggtgggtGGTAGTATCTAAATTAATCTTTCTCTTCCCTCGCTTAttaacgctctctctctctctctctcactctgtaGTATTTACGCGTATTATGAATGGCCCTTGAAGTGGAATGTTTTTGGCGAAGGATTTAGTGTTGAGGTTAATTTGCctggaataaaaaaacagatgGCATTCGTCATTCGAACATTCCCTCGGGGAGAGAAGATGTAGGCCAGCTGCTGGCCCAGTGGCTGGCTGTAAGagatgcaaataaaattaccCTTGAAATTGCGAACAATTTCCCACCAAAACACAAACCCCAAACGAAGGTAAGATAAGGATAACTTTTAACAGTCAACTTCTCACAAAATCGTGCACCTTTTTCGGTTGCACCGTGATTGATCCGCAGTaggcagcgagcgagagaagagcgagagagagagcatcaTCCCCCCGGTGTGCGAATGAAAGCGAAATACATTGTCAAACTCGATCGGAGTTGTTCGTCTCCtggaagagagaaaaacaaaacgcgtcGGGCGAAGCGAAAGCCCAGAAAGAAGACAAAACATGGAcacagcgagagcgagagagctggCAGGGtgggagcgagagagcaaTAGCCGGAGATAGCGCCAGCGACACACTGATAGAGCCTCCAGCGCCGCGAACGCGAAGTGTCGCGGGGTCGGCTAGGATGGGCTTTCGGTTGGGTGGGTTGCGCACGATCGctcggcagcgacggcggcgacggcgacggggcgTGTGTGTACTAAACTCTATATAAAGAGGTGACCGAGACGGGGACCGCATCAGTTCAGTGCTCGGCAACGACCCGACAAGACAAGACAAGTGGTGGTGTGCCAATCGAAGGACTAGAGTTCCAACCGAGAGTTACTAAAACGTTACTTCGTGTTCCGGGTGCCGGTAGAGGTCCGAAACCTAGGCCAACCGATCGCTTTGTGAGGTTTAGCACAAACTGTACCAGTTCTGCCACTGACCTGGTTAacttgctggtggtgatcgatGAATAACCGAGTGAGGAACGATTGTTTtgccaaaaggaagtgttACTGAATGCCGGTCAGTTGAAGCCGGACAGTGACGATTACCGAAAGTGAGTGCAGTGCCGCAAACAGACCGACGGAGAGAGTTACAAGTGCAACCTAGTGGAAGAACTTGAAGCCATTCTTTGCAAGGTGAATAAATTGTTACTGTCCTATTTCTTGGtattttccaacaaacaaaaaaacattgttttcgtCAAGCACAATCCCGAACGTTCGGGTGAAAGGGGTTAAAGGACGTGATTCAGATTTCAAAGAACACCGTAATTAGCGCGAACTGCCAAAGCGCCCGAGGATTTCACAATAACAGGCGGGACACGAACCTCCTCGGTGGACGGCGGCCTGTTGCCAATGCTCCTGTCCACACCCGCCCCTTGGGACACTTGGGCGCCCTTTGTGGTTTCTAACCGATGGATGGATTAATGCAAAATCCGAGTCGGCTTCACGGACCGTCGACTTTTAATATCGTTGTGATGGGCGGCGGCAAAAAAAGTCGGAAACACTCCCCGCAACGGTTCGGTTGGCGGACGACGGATGCCGAATTGCAACAGGTTGATGCCGGGCCTGATTGAACGCTCAATCACTTGTTGCTATACCGCGGTATACGACGCGGATACGGCCGTGTCCGCGCTACCTGTTGCCTCTGCCTCCCTTATTGATGGATTTggttattttttaaatattgtgATTAAAAAATGTGATCACCGGCGAAAGCAGAGCGAGGACCACAGCGCCTACGGGGAGATGGAAAAATGTAAATCGAAACCCTTGTCCACCTTGACCACAGAACATCGTCGTCTCGTGAGCTCGGGTGTGTGTTAAGTTTTCCAAGTACCGCATATGGTG
Coding sequences within it:
- the LOC128268983 gene encoding CUE domain-containing protein 1, with the protein product MASTMQLEFSQAMSDFKNMFPDMDRDVIEAVLRANQGAVDATIDQLLAMSTDNQNEKLRNELETDGSGPKHSNQGEPPLLDLSGGDSTGAERFLSTSPNATAASSIAQQLGASPKVRKPTTAVGGAGARVVAGSATNSPRMHQPVGGPPAVEAAQGERSSATAAASRRWNPPLVGPLPATFLRLGGTPGAGGTIGPDGTYRSTEFDLGDEQFAMMLQNEEFMAELRWNQEFLSTLEKDHQGKVQDDAAFKERLRHMGKVSRKKFAQLARVFTWQRGTNKKASAVRHPDSLLLQEEHSDDEEPKRTGKK